The genome window GCCCGCTGCGCCACCGGTCAGGCCACGAACTGGAGGTCGTAGAGGCGACGGTAGGGCCCGTCCTGGCCGAGCAACTCGCGATGGGTGCCGCTCGCGACCACGCGACCGGCCTCCAGAACCACGATGCGATCGGCGTGCTGAACGGTCGAGAGCCGGTGCGCGATGACCAGCACCGTGCGGTCCTGCATCAGCCGTTCGAGTGCCTCCTGCACCAGCCGCTCGCTCTCGGCGTCGAGCGACGAAGTCGCCTCGTCCAGCAGCAGGAGCGGCGCGTTGCGCAGGATCGCACGCGCGATCGCGATCCGCTGGCGCTCCCCGCCCGACAGCGTCAGCCCGCGCTCGCCCACCAGGGTCGCGTAGCCGTTCGGAAGTCGACGAATGAACTCGTGCGCATGGGCCGCCTCAGCTGCGGCCTCGATCGCCGCGTCGGTCGCCTCGGGCGTTCCGTAGGCGATGTTGTTGCGCAGCGTATCGTGGAACAGGAAGGTCTCCTGCGTCACCACCGCCAGCTGCGCGCGCAGCGATGCCATCGTCAGGTCACGCAGGTCCACGCCGTCGATCGTCACCCGGCCCGCACTCGGATCGTGGAAGCGCGGGATCAGATCCATCGCCGTGCTCTTGCCCGCGCCACTCGAGCCGACCAGTGCCACGACCTCCCCGCGTCTCACCTCCAGCGACAGGTCGCGCAGTACTTCGTTCTCGCCGTCGTAGGCGAACCGTACGTGCTCGAAGCGAATGCGGTCCCGCAACGGCCCCAGCGCGCGAGCCCCCGGCCGATCGGTGACGTCGGGCGCGGTGTCGAGGACATCGAACACGCGCTTCGCGGCCGAGAGTCCCTGCTGAATGTTCGTGTTCACGTCGGCGAGGCTGCGAATCGGCGATACCGTGCTCACCAACGCGATCACGAACAGCATGAACTGATGCGGAGCGAGCGTTCCGCGCACGAAGATCTCGCGTGCGCCGAGCCACAGCATGCCGACGGCGACCGCGACCAGCACGACCTCGGACAACGGCCGAGCGGCCGCCGCGACTCTCCGCATGCGCACGTAGGCGTGATTGAAGTCGGCGTTCGCGCGCGCGAACCGGCGCGCCTCGTGCGCTTCGCCACCGAACGCCTTGATGACGCGCGCGCCTGCAAACGCCTCCTGCAGCATCGCGGCGAGGTCCCCCATCCGCTCCTGCGACTGCGTAGAGCGGCGGCGCATCTGGCGTCCGAGCGTGCCGATCAGCCATGCCGCCGGCGGCAGGATCACGAGCGACAGCAACGCCAGATGGCCCGAGACGTAGAACGCGATCGCGAGTCCGCCGAGCAGCGTGAGCGCATCCTTGACCAGCGTGCTGGTCGAGGCGGCGAGTGCCATGCGGAGGTACTCGAAGTCGTGGGTGAGGCGTGCCACCAGGTTGCCGGTGCGCCGTGCGTGGTAGAAGGACAGCGAGAGTCGTTGCAGATGGCGCTGGAGGTCGCCACGCAGGTCCCGCAGCGCAGCCTGTTCGACCGCGACCATGAGAAAGCTCTGCAGATAGTCGGCGAGGTTCTTGATCAGGATCACCACGAGCAGCAGCAGGCAGATGCGGCTCACCGCGGCGAGCGGCGGCAGCCCGAGCAGGCTGCGCTCGACGCGCGCGCGCGCGATCTGCGGCCACCGTGCGATCCGCGACAACTCGAACGACTCGGCGGCGATGGCGAGCGTCGACTCGCGTGCGCGTCCTTCGGCCGCACTCGCGATCCCCGCCCGCTCAGGACCGGTCACCCTCGCGGCCTCAACGGAACCCGGCGGCGGCCCGATCGGCGCGCGGGTGGCGGTTCGACCGCGCTCGAACATCACCTGCAGCAGCGGCGACACCATGCTGATCGTCACGGTGGAACTCACCGCATAGATCAGCATCCAGAACATCGCGATCAGGAGCCGTGCACGATAGGGCGCGAGATAGCCGAGCAGCCGAAGGTAGAGCTTCACGCCGGATCTCCGGGCCCCGGGTCACGCGGCGCTTCGCGCGCCGCGGGCCGCACCGACTCGCGCAACGCACCGAGCAGGTCCGGGCCGGCATCGAAGTCTTCACGGCGATCCTCGGGACGCGTGAACAACTGCCCCTCCTCCACCAATTGAAAGACGATCGCGCCGATGTCCGATGACGTTCGCACGCCCCACTCCTCGAACACCGTCGAGGCGAGCGGGCCGAACTCGGATCGTGCCAGCGAGACGACGCCCTGCACCAGTTCCTGTCCGCTCAAATGGCGGCGTTCGGGGTCGTTGCGGCGCGACTCCGGCAAACCCACCACGGTGGCGCTGAGCGCCGCGAGTACGAATCCATAGGCCTCGCGCCGAAAACGGTCGTCGTGATCGCGGATGCGTTCCACCGCGTCCCAGAAGGTGTCGTCGAACGGACTCATGCGTCCTCGCGTGTCGAAGGCGCGACCTTAGACCGCACGACCGGGCGGCTCAAGTCGCCCGCTTGCGGCGACTGCGCGACCGCTGCGACGCCCGCGGCGCGACGATCGCCTTCGCACGCACGCGAGAGTCGCGGCGCAATCGTGCGACCGGTCGCGGGTGGTCGAGGTTCTGATGGAGTCCGCGACTCTCCGCGCGGCCGCGTGCGCACCGCACGATCAGCTCGCCGACCAGAGCGATGTTGCGGAGTTCGACCAGATCCGGTGTCAGCCGCAGCGTGCGATAGGCGCGCTCGATTTCCTCGCGCAACAGCGCGAGTGTGCGTGACGCGAACTCGAGTCGCTGATCGGTGCGAACGATCCCGACCAGATCCCACATCACGCGCCGCACCGCGTCCCAGCCGTGATCGAACACCACGCTCTCGAGCGCCGGCCGCGTGCCGAGCTCGCTCCACGCCGCGGCACGCGGCAGCTTCGGTACCCGCCGCACCCGCCGCACCACTTCAGCGGCCCCACGATGGGCGCCGACCAGCGCCTCGAGCAGCGAATTGCTCGCGAGCCGGTTCGCGCCGTGCAATCCCGTGCAGGCGACCTCGCCGATCGCGAACAGACCGGCCAGGGCGGTGCGGCCGTCGAGCCGCGCCTCGACGCCCCCGCACATGTAGTGCGCCGCAGGCACCACCGGGATCGGCTCGCGGGCCAGATCGAGCCCGAATCGTCCGAGTGCCGCGACGATGTTCGGAAACCGCGCGCGGATCTGGCGAGCCGGGCGGTGCGTGATGTCGAGCAGCACGTGCGAGTCGCCGCGGCGCTTCATCTCGCGATCGATCGCCAGCGCCACCGTGTCGCGTGGCGCCAGCTCGGCATCGCGGTGATAGCGCGACATGAAGCGCTTGCCGTCGAGTGTGCGCAGCACCGCCCCTTCGCCTCGCAGGGCCTCCGTGAGCAGGAACGATTTGGCGAGCGGGTGGTAGAGACAGGTCGGATGGAACTGCACGAACTCGAGATTCGCGAGCGGGACGCCGGCGCGATACGCCATTGCGAGGCCGTCGCCGGTCGCGATGTCGGGGTTCGTGGTGTAGAGGTAGACCTTTCCGCATCCACCGGTCGCCAGCACTGTCGCCCGCGCGGTGACGGGATGGATGCGCAGCGTCTCGCGATCCATGACGTACGCGCCCCAGCACTGGTCTCGCCCGCCCGGATGTCGTCCTCGCAGGCGCGACTCGAGAATCAGATCGACCGCCAGCGCACCCTCGACCAGCTGGATACGCGGATGCTGACGCACGCGATCGAGCAAGGTCAGTTCGATCGCCCGCCCCGTCGCGTCGGTCGCGTGAACGATCCGGCGGCGCGAGTGGCCGCCTTCGCGGCCGAGCGCGAATCCCCGCCCGGTGCGGTTGAATCCGACGCCCAGCGCATCGAGCTCGCGCACGCGATCGGGCGCCTCTTCCACCACTGCCCTCACCACGTCCGAATGGCACAGCCCGGCGCCGCATGTCAGCGTGTCGCGGGCGTGTGCGGCGAACGAGTCGCCGCGCTCGAACACCGCGGCGATCCCGCCCTGCGCATACTGGGTGTTCGAGTCGCGATCACCCTTCTTCGTCATGATCAAGACGTCGGCGTGCGCGGCCGCTCGCAGCGCGAGCGTCAACCCCGCGATGCCGCTGCCGAGAATCAGGATGTCGGTGCTGCGTGCCTTCATGACGACTCCGCTTCGAACACGCGCCGCTCCGCCTGCTCGCCGCCACTCACCCACTGCCACGTCACCTCGACCACCCCGATCGCCTCGCGATCGAGCGGCCACCGCACCGCATCTTTGGCGGTCAGGCAGAGTACCGCGCCTTCGCGTTCGGCGGCGTCCTGCTCCGCGGCAGCGTCGCGTGGTGTGAACCAGTGGTGATCAGGTCGCGTGGAGAGTGCGGTGACCTCGAACCCCAGCTCCCGTGCGGTCTCGGCCACCGCGTTCGGGTTGCCGGTTGCGGTCAGGACACGCACCCGTCTTCCGCTCGGCAGCGATTGGCCGCCGAGTCGAATGCCGAGCGCCGCGTGACGCGCAACGGCGAAGTGCGCAGCGGGCGCCCACGCACGCGCCGCCTCGACCACCCGTGCGACATCGAGGTCGCGAGGGGCGCGCGTCAGGACCACCACACCCGCACGCTGAAGGGCTCGCCACGGCTCGCGCAATCGGCCCGCGGGCAGGAGGTGCTCGCGCCCCAGCGATTCACGCGCGTCGAGCAGCACCACATCCAGATCTCGTTTCAACCGCCAGTGCGAGAAGCCGTCGTCGACCAGCACCAGCCGATTCCCGCTCGCCGCCGCGCGATGCGCGAGCAGCCGCTTCGAGCGTCCCGAGAACACGCGCGATTCGCCACACGCCGCGCGATACAGCAGGGTCTCGTCCCCGAGTCCGGCCGGGCCGGGGCGATAGTCGCGTGCCACGATCGCGTGCTCGATTCCGAGTGAGCGAGCGCGAGCCGCCAGATGCAGAGTCAGTGTGGTCTTTCCGGTGCCGCCGACCGACAGATTGCCGATGCTCACCACTCGCGCCGCCACCCGTTCGGGGCGGAGCCACCCGCGCGCATACGCCGCGCGCCGCGCCTCCCAGCCGGCCTCGTAGACCGCCGAGGCGACCGCCCTCAACCGGCGACTCAAACCGGCCACAGCTTCCACCGTGCGAGATTCAGGAGTGCTCGCGAAACGGCACCTCGCTCCGCCGCCGCCACGCTCGAGGCGCGCAGGGCGAGCGCCTGTCGCCATTCAGGGTCCGCGAGCAGCCGCCCGATCGTTGCGACGATCGAATCGACGTCGCTCACCTCCGCGAGCGCCTCACCTGCCCGCAGCGCAGACACCGCTTCGAGCTGGGTTTCGTGATGAGGCCCGAACACCACCGCGGCCCCGGCGGCGGCGGCTTCGAGCGGGTTGTGCCCCCCGAACGGCACCAGCGAACCACCCACGAACGCCACGTCGGCCACCGCGTAGTACTGCGAGAGCACCCCCAGGCGCGCGTCCCAGCGCCATGCCGCGGGGTCCAATCCTTCGAGACCCGCCTCGGTGCGCAGTCCGGCTTCGGCATTCGGGTGTCGGGGCACCGCCACCACCTGCCACTCGCGGGTGCGCTCGGTTGCGAGCTTCCTCCACGCCTGCGCCAGCAGGCCCGCTTCACCCGGCCGCACGCTGCCGAGCACGAGCACGGGACGGTCCGCCTGAAGCCCGAGTGCTCTCCTGGCGGCCTCACGGTCGGCGGCGGGACGCGGCAGTCCGTCGTTCTTCAAGTTGCCGATCACCGCGATGCGTTCAGGATCGGCGCCCAGCACTCGCCAGCGCTCGGCGTCTTCACGGGTCTGGGCGAGTACCCAGCTGGTGTCGTGCACCAGCCGCGCGGCTTCGCTGCCGAGCCAGCGATAGCGCACCAGTGAACGCTCCGAAAGCCGTGCACTCACGAACGCGACGGGAACACCGAGCAGGCGGGCCCGCTCGAGCCACCGAAACCACAACTCGGTCTCGATCACGAACAGCCGCCGCGGGCGCATGGTTTCGAAACTGCGGCGGGTGGCGTTCGGAGTGTCGAGCGGCGCCAGGCGCGCCTCCAATCCACGCGATCGCAGGCGCGCGCGTGCACTCACGGTGGTGGTCGTGACGGCGATCGACGCCCGCGGAGCCTCGCGACTCAGCCCCTCGATGAGTGCCGCGGCTGCGAGGCTCTCACCCATCGACGCCGCGTGCACCCATGCGTCGATCGGCGCGGGGGCGGCACTGCGTCCGCGCCGCTCCGGCCAGTGCGCCCGCTCGACCCCCGTGAGCGCGAGGCCCGCGAGCGGCTCGATGAGTCCGGCACACGCGGTGAGACCGCGGTACGCGAGCCAGCCCGCGCTCACCGTTCGCCGGCCCGTTCCGAGGCGCGGCGCTGCACGGTCTGCATCTCACGCTCGAGGCGCACGCGCTGCACTTCGGTCGCCGACGCATCGAGCTCACGCGGCACCGCCAGCGCCTCACTGTATTCGATCACCACCCGCGCGAACGGACGCGGAACCCGGAATCGGTCCCACGATCGGAACACCCAGCTGCTCGAGGCGGCGGTCGCGATCACGATCACGGGCAGTCCGGTTCGGGACGCGGTATGCACCAGCCCTTCCTTCACCTGCTCGGCGGGACCGCGTGGACCGTCCGGGGTGATCGCGAGGAGGTGACCGCGCCGCGCCCAGCGGAGCAGTTCCCTCAGGCCGCGGGTTCCGCCACGCGTGCTCGAGCCGCGCGCCGTCTCGAAACCAAGGTGCTCGATGATCTGAGCGATCACCTCGCCATCCCGATGCTGACTCACCAGCACTGCAATGCCGCGCGCGCGATGCGTGTAGACCAGCGGCAACAGCCGCGCATGCCAGAACGCGAACAGGCAGCGGGACTCGCCCGCCAGCTCGCGCTCGCGTTCGACGACACCGAAGCGTTCGATCCGCCACGTGGCACCGAGTACGCGCACCAGTCCAGCTCCGAGCCACGCCGCCGGACCGAGCCACCACGGGTGGCGCACCGACTCCGCCTCGGTCTGGGCCGCGTGCGACACGCGTGTCCGCTCCGGTTCCGTCACGACGCCAGCTCCCATAGCACGCGTGCTGCGCCCTGCGCCGCACCCCCGTGACCGAGACGTTCTCGCACGCGCGCGAGCCGCTGCACGCACGCCGCACGCTGAGTCGGATCATCCAGCCACGGCACCAGCAGTGCCATCAGCCGCTCCGGCGTGAGGGCATCCTGCACCAGTTCGGGAACGACATCCTCCCCGGCGACGATGTTCGGAAGTCCGATGCGCCCGATCGTCACCAGCCGCCGGGCCAGCAGGTAATTGAGCCAGCCGGTGCGGTAGAGCACCACGAGCGGAGTCGCGAACAGCGCGGTCTCGAGCGTCGCGGTGCCCGAGGCGACCGCACACGCGGTCGCCGCCTGCTGAATGGCGTGGGTCCGTCCCTCGATCACGTGAAGCCGCGGACCCGACGCGCCTCGCAACGCCGGATCGTCCCGCATGCCGGGTGCGCATGCCACGACCGCGTGAAGGTCCGCACGCGAGCGCTGCAGCTCGCGCGCCGTCTCGAGCAGCGGCGCCAGGTGGCGTGCCAGCTCCTGGCGCCGACTGCCCGGCAACAGTCCGAGCAACCGAGCGGTGTCGGGAATGCCGAGCGAGCGCCGCAATTCGTCGGGCGAAACTTCGGCGTGCAGGTCGTCGAGCAGCGGGTGGCCGACGTAGGTCACGCGCACCCCGGCGTTTCGGAAGATCGCCTCCTCGAACGGGAAGACGACCGCGAGCGCATCCACCCACCGCGCCATCTCGCGCGCACGTTCCGGGTGCCAGGCCCACACCTGCGGCGCGATGTAGTAGAACACCTTCGCGCCACGCGCCTTGAGTTCGGGTCCGAGCCGCAGGTTGAAGCCCGGATAGTCCACCAGCACCACGGCGTCGGGTCGCGACGCTTCGTAGGCTCGCAACACGCGGTCGCGCGCCGCGAACAATCGCGGCAGCCGCGCGAGGATGCCCGAGAAGCCGATCACCGCGAGATCTTCGGCACGCTCCAGCGCCGCCA of Candidatus Eisenbacteria bacterium contains these proteins:
- the lpxB gene encoding lipid-A-disaccharide synthase, whose protein sequence is MVDDLTKRFLIVTGEASGDRHAARLVEAVSRIGAARWEGIAGPELRACGVAALERAEDLAVIGFSGILARLPRLFAARDRVLRAYEASRPDAVVLVDYPGFNLRLGPELKARGAKVFYYIAPQVWAWHPERAREMARWVDALAVVFPFEEAIFRNAGVRVTYVGHPLLDDLHAEVSPDELRRSLGIPDTARLLGLLPGSRRQELARHLAPLLETARELQRSRADLHAVVACAPGMRDDPALRGASGPRLHVIEGRTHAIQQAATACAVASGTATLETALFATPLVVLYRTGWLNYLLARRLVTIGRIGLPNIVAGEDVVPELVQDALTPERLMALLVPWLDDPTQRAACVQRLARVRERLGHGGAAQGAARVLWELAS
- the nadB gene encoding L-aspartate oxidase; its protein translation is MKARSTDILILGSGIAGLTLALRAAAHADVLIMTKKGDRDSNTQYAQGGIAAVFERGDSFAAHARDTLTCGAGLCHSDVVRAVVEEAPDRVRELDALGVGFNRTGRGFALGREGGHSRRRIVHATDATGRAIELTLLDRVRQHPRIQLVEGALAVDLILESRLRGRHPGGRDQCWGAYVMDRETLRIHPVTARATVLATGGCGKVYLYTTNPDIATGDGLAMAYRAGVPLANLEFVQFHPTCLYHPLAKSFLLTEALRGEGAVLRTLDGKRFMSRYHRDAELAPRDTVALAIDREMKRRGDSHVLLDITHRPARQIRARFPNIVAALGRFGLDLAREPIPVVPAAHYMCGGVEARLDGRTALAGLFAIGEVACTGLHGANRLASNSLLEALVGAHRGAAEVVRRVRRVPKLPRAAAWSELGTRPALESVVFDHGWDAVRRVMWDLVGIVRTDQRLEFASRTLALLREEIERAYRTLRLTPDLVELRNIALVGELIVRCARGRAESRGLHQNLDHPRPVARLRRDSRVRAKAIVAPRASQRSRSRRKRAT
- a CDS encoding ABC transporter ATP-binding protein; translation: MKLYLRLLGYLAPYRARLLIAMFWMLIYAVSSTVTISMVSPLLQVMFERGRTATRAPIGPPPGSVEAARVTGPERAGIASAAEGRARESTLAIAAESFELSRIARWPQIARARVERSLLGLPPLAAVSRICLLLLVVILIKNLADYLQSFLMVAVEQAALRDLRGDLQRHLQRLSLSFYHARRTGNLVARLTHDFEYLRMALAASTSTLVKDALTLLGGLAIAFYVSGHLALLSLVILPPAAWLIGTLGRQMRRRSTQSQERMGDLAAMLQEAFAGARVIKAFGGEAHEARRFARANADFNHAYVRMRRVAAAARPLSEVVLVAVAVGMLWLGAREIFVRGTLAPHQFMLFVIALVSTVSPIRSLADVNTNIQQGLSAAKRVFDVLDTAPDVTDRPGARALGPLRDRIRFEHVRFAYDGENEVLRDLSLEVRRGEVVALVGSSGAGKSTAMDLIPRFHDPSAGRVTIDGVDLRDLTMASLRAQLAVVTQETFLFHDTLRNNIAYGTPEATDAAIEAAAEAAHAHEFIRRLPNGYATLVGERGLTLSGGERQRIAIARAILRNAPLLLLDEATSSLDAESERLVQEALERLMQDRTVLVIAHRLSTVQHADRIVVLEAGRVVASGTHRELLGQDGPYRRLYDLQFVA
- a CDS encoding lysophospholipid acyltransferase family protein, whose protein sequence is MSHAAQTEAESVRHPWWLGPAAWLGAGLVRVLGATWRIERFGVVERERELAGESRCLFAFWHARLLPLVYTHRARGIAVLVSQHRDGEVIAQIIEHLGFETARGSSTRGGTRGLRELLRWARRGHLLAITPDGPRGPAEQVKEGLVHTASRTGLPVIVIATAASSSWVFRSWDRFRVPRPFARVVIEYSEALAVPRELDASATEVQRVRLEREMQTVQRRASERAGER
- the lpxK gene encoding tetraacyldisaccharide 4'-kinase, whose product is MRAVASAVYEAGWEARRAAYARGWLRPERVAARVVSIGNLSVGGTGKTTLTLHLAARARSLGIEHAIVARDYRPGPAGLGDETLLYRAACGESRVFSGRSKRLLAHRAAASGNRLVLVDDGFSHWRLKRDLDVVLLDARESLGREHLLPAGRLREPWRALQRAGVVVLTRAPRDLDVARVVEAARAWAPAAHFAVARHAALGIRLGGQSLPSGRRVRVLTATGNPNAVAETARELGFEVTALSTRPDHHWFTPRDAAAEQDAAEREGAVLCLTAKDAVRWPLDREAIGVVEVTWQWVSGGEQAERRVFEAESS